One genomic window of Arthrobacter sp. KBS0703 includes the following:
- a CDS encoding sensor histidine kinase, with the protein MKSLSSDEVVAVRGVLTDTHPVDFYALGVAGAIDRLTLPLRERGVVVHLETPHHGMEVDRKSATLLYRAAQELLSNVHKFAEASAVTVRLGCVSLPAESHAVQLKVCDDGTGFDVHAATHGRHSGMGLRLMRLAVGSVGGQMVIDSSGDRGTCVTITLPLD; encoded by the coding sequence ATGAAATCACTATCAAGCGACGAGGTTGTCGCAGTCCGAGGCGTTCTTACTGATACGCATCCGGTCGATTTCTATGCGCTTGGCGTCGCGGGGGCGATTGACCGATTGACCCTTCCGTTGCGCGAACGCGGAGTCGTGGTGCACCTGGAAACGCCGCACCACGGCATGGAAGTCGACCGGAAGTCCGCGACGCTGCTGTACCGGGCGGCGCAGGAGCTCTTGAGCAATGTCCACAAATTCGCGGAGGCATCCGCCGTGACGGTCCGGTTGGGCTGCGTTAGCCTTCCCGCCGAGAGCCACGCCGTCCAGCTCAAAGTGTGCGACGACGGCACCGGGTTTGATGTGCACGCGGCCACGCACGGCAGGCATTCCGGGATGGGGCTCCGGCTCATGCGGCTGGCCGTGGGCTCGGTGGGGGGCCAGATGGTCATCGACTCGTCCGGAGACCGGGGAACGTGCGTGACCATAACGCTGCCGCTGGACTGA
- a CDS encoding response regulator transcription factor, with protein sequence MIDLGVAVVIEDDADVRNLLDAVLQQAGFEVHSAATGRDGVDIARQSRASVITLDVGLPDIDGFEVLRRIRQFSDAYVVMLTGRNEELDTITALQGGADDYIVKPFRPRELRARISAMMRRPRQGAVGEPEALLGSPSEPGSAAAGVARHGGTVLHHNGLALDTETRTVSLGGTPLGLTRSEFDLLHELLRGTGAVRTRADLVRVVRGEYYREDTYISEADERAVEVHIGNLRRKLREDPQDPRWLVTVRGVGYRLAPKRAE encoded by the coding sequence GTGATCGATCTTGGTGTGGCCGTGGTGATTGAGGATGACGCCGACGTCCGTAATCTCCTTGATGCGGTACTTCAGCAGGCCGGCTTCGAGGTGCACTCAGCAGCTACGGGCCGCGACGGTGTGGACATAGCCAGGCAGAGCCGGGCCAGCGTCATCACTCTTGATGTCGGCCTCCCGGACATTGACGGCTTCGAGGTGCTTCGCCGGATCCGGCAGTTCAGTGACGCCTACGTGGTGATGCTCACGGGCCGGAACGAGGAACTGGACACCATCACGGCGCTGCAGGGCGGCGCTGACGATTACATCGTCAAGCCGTTCCGGCCGCGCGAACTGCGGGCCCGCATATCGGCCATGATGCGCCGGCCGCGGCAGGGCGCAGTCGGTGAGCCCGAGGCACTGCTTGGGTCGCCGTCGGAACCGGGTTCCGCAGCCGCCGGCGTTGCGCGCCACGGGGGAACGGTGCTGCATCACAACGGACTTGCCTTGGACACTGAGACCCGGACCGTTTCCCTCGGCGGCACACCGCTGGGGCTGACCCGGAGCGAATTCGACCTCCTCCACGAACTCCTGCGCGGAACGGGGGCCGTCCGCACGCGGGCGGACCTGGTGCGTGTGGTGCGCGGTGAGTACTACCGCGAGGATACCTACATCAGCGAGGCTGATGAGCGGGCGGTCGAGGTCCACATCGGTAATTTGCGCCGCAAGCTCCGCGAGGATCCGCAGGACCCCCGGTGGCTGGTCACCGTGCGCGGGGTGGGGTACCGATTGGCGCCGAAGCGGGCGGAGTAG
- a CDS encoding type II secretion system F family protein yields MIVTIGIILVVTSVALGGVAVLIPRTPTVPLDRRRPYRTESDSQLTRFAGSAVRTIERFLAKRNFRYFKREILENAGLRLSQADFLLLVVIGAFVGALVGLVVAGPLLAILLVMAAPFIGHLVLGFLAGKRRAKFGDQLGDTLQLLSGSLRAGHSILRAIDAAANESQTPTSEEMRRIVSETSLGRDLLVSLNDAAERMQNEDFVWISQAIQINREVGGNLAEVLDQVNETIRERNEIKGHIKSLAAEGKFSAYILMALPVGIVAMLMLVNPGYMDKMFSTLLGWIMVVASVILMTIGGLWMRKIIDLKF; encoded by the coding sequence ATGATTGTCACAATCGGGATCATCCTCGTGGTTACCTCGGTCGCGTTGGGGGGCGTGGCTGTACTAATTCCGCGTACGCCCACCGTGCCGCTGGACCGCCGCAGGCCGTACCGGACGGAGTCGGATTCGCAGCTGACCCGCTTCGCAGGTTCGGCAGTTCGAACAATCGAGCGATTCCTTGCCAAAAGGAACTTCCGGTACTTCAAGCGGGAGATCCTCGAGAATGCCGGCCTGCGCCTGAGCCAAGCTGATTTCCTGCTGCTAGTTGTCATCGGCGCATTCGTGGGTGCGCTCGTGGGGCTCGTCGTAGCCGGCCCCCTTCTGGCTATCCTCCTCGTGATGGCAGCGCCGTTCATCGGACACCTCGTTCTGGGCTTCCTGGCTGGCAAGAGACGAGCCAAGTTTGGAGACCAACTCGGAGATACGCTGCAATTGCTGTCCGGCAGCCTACGTGCCGGCCACAGTATCCTCCGCGCCATCGACGCAGCAGCCAACGAATCCCAAACGCCGACCTCAGAGGAAATGCGCCGGATCGTTTCCGAGACAAGTCTGGGCCGAGACCTGCTTGTCTCACTCAACGACGCGGCCGAACGTATGCAGAACGAGGACTTCGTCTGGATCTCCCAAGCCATCCAGATCAACCGCGAGGTCGGCGGAAACTTGGCCGAAGTGCTGGACCAGGTGAACGAGACCATCCGCGAGCGCAACGAAATCAAGGGGCACATCAAATCTTTGGCTGCGGAGGGTAAGTTCTCCGCCTACATCCTGATGGCACTGCCGGTGGGTATCGTGGCCATGCTCATGCTGGTCAACCCTGGCTACATGGACAAGATGTTCAGCACGCTCCTCGGCTGGATCATGGTAGTAGCCTCCGTAATCCTCATGACCATTGGCGGTCTTTGGATGCGCAAGATCATTGACCTGAAGTTCTGA
- a CDS encoding type II secretion system F family protein, with the protein MDPLILLSLVLICLPLAYLGWSLLSTDKKGHAAARDILSRGSHRAEVDKKTNTGLIEKIGHGLTPAGYRQKLDHLLSLAGRPANLPLGRVLAAKPALGLVGGLLGLYISSIATTPIIKLVGLFVLFLGYFIPDLMLYSKGMERQKVMQLELANTLDQMLISVEAGLGFEGAMARAGENGKGPLAEELVRTLQDMQVGRSRRESYLALAERTNIPELRSFVQAVVQADTYGIAISRVLRVQAKVMRVKRRQRAEEKAMKLPVMILFPLLFFIFPVLFIAILGPAVINTIETFSGQ; encoded by the coding sequence ATGGATCCCCTCATCCTCCTCTCACTCGTCCTGATCTGCCTGCCGCTCGCCTACCTAGGCTGGTCTCTGCTCTCGACTGATAAAAAAGGCCACGCAGCGGCCCGTGACATTCTGTCCCGAGGCAGCCACCGGGCCGAAGTCGACAAGAAAACCAACACCGGACTCATCGAGAAGATCGGCCACGGCCTTACTCCGGCCGGCTACAGGCAAAAGCTCGATCATCTGCTGTCCCTCGCAGGCCGCCCGGCGAACCTCCCGCTGGGCCGAGTGCTCGCCGCCAAACCCGCTTTGGGGCTGGTGGGCGGACTGCTGGGTCTATACATCAGTTCCATCGCCACCACGCCGATCATCAAGCTCGTCGGGCTCTTCGTCCTGTTTCTTGGCTACTTCATCCCTGACCTGATGCTCTACAGCAAGGGCATGGAACGCCAGAAAGTCATGCAGTTGGAGCTTGCCAACACACTCGACCAGATGCTGATTTCCGTGGAAGCAGGTCTCGGCTTCGAGGGTGCCATGGCCCGTGCCGGTGAAAACGGCAAGGGCCCTCTGGCGGAGGAACTGGTCCGCACGCTTCAGGACATGCAGGTGGGCCGGAGCCGCCGCGAGTCTTATCTCGCCCTGGCTGAGCGGACGAACATCCCGGAGCTGCGGAGCTTCGTTCAGGCTGTGGTGCAGGCTGACACCTACGGCATCGCCATCAGCCGCGTGCTGCGGGTGCAGGCCAAGGTGATGCGTGTCAAGCGCCGCCAACGGGCCGAAGAGAAGGCCATGAAGCTTCCGGTCATGATCCTTTTCCCCCTGCTCTTCTTCATCTTCCCGGTACTTTTCATTGCCATCCTGGGCCCCGCCGTCATCAACACCATCGAGACGTTCAGTGGCCAGTAG
- a CDS encoding AAA family ATPase: protein MSRFVLITPNADFDGRLRQAVAGGLQGGVQTFFTNVLPAGPYDLFAQLNQEKPEVLILGPDVPVDEALRLATVLDVQVPDLTVLMVSEPDPTFILQAMRAGVRDILSPSADPAQLRVLLERACQSFASRHRAEQPKQTENSRGTVIGVFSPKGGVGKTTIATNVAVGLGKIAPMSVVIVDLDLQFGDVASGLYLNPEHTVTDAVSPAASQDTLVLKAFLTVHPSSIYALCAPISPVEADHITPDQITRLLEQLADEFQYVVVDTAPGLPEIGLAAMEACTDVVWVSAMDIPSVRGLRSGLDILRQLDILPEGRHVVLNMADAKCGLTVQDVESTIGAPVDVSVPRSRAVAFSTNRGVPVLQEAKKDPAVKGLSQLVERFSPAWQAKSQRKTHRRVVV, encoded by the coding sequence GTGAGCCGCTTCGTCCTGATCACGCCCAATGCGGACTTTGACGGCCGCCTCCGGCAGGCAGTCGCCGGAGGCCTCCAGGGCGGCGTCCAGACTTTCTTCACGAATGTCCTGCCCGCAGGCCCCTACGATCTTTTCGCGCAGCTGAACCAGGAGAAGCCCGAAGTGCTCATCCTGGGACCGGATGTCCCCGTCGACGAGGCCCTCCGGCTTGCCACGGTGCTTGACGTCCAGGTGCCTGACCTCACAGTTCTTATGGTCAGCGAGCCTGATCCCACTTTCATCCTGCAGGCCATGCGGGCGGGCGTTCGGGATATCTTGAGCCCGTCAGCCGATCCGGCGCAACTCCGCGTACTGCTTGAACGCGCGTGCCAGTCGTTCGCCAGCCGGCACCGCGCTGAGCAGCCCAAGCAGACGGAAAACTCCAGAGGCACAGTCATCGGAGTCTTCTCCCCCAAAGGCGGCGTCGGCAAGACCACCATCGCAACCAATGTCGCCGTCGGCCTGGGCAAAATAGCTCCGATGAGCGTTGTGATTGTGGACTTGGACCTGCAGTTCGGCGACGTTGCCTCCGGGCTCTACCTGAATCCGGAACACACAGTGACGGATGCAGTCTCCCCGGCCGCAAGCCAGGACACGCTAGTGCTCAAGGCTTTCCTTACCGTCCACCCCTCTAGCATCTACGCCCTGTGCGCGCCCATCAGCCCTGTTGAGGCAGACCACATCACCCCGGATCAGATCACGCGGCTCTTGGAACAGTTGGCGGACGAGTTCCAGTACGTGGTTGTGGATACGGCGCCGGGATTGCCGGAGATAGGACTGGCTGCCATGGAAGCATGCACCGACGTGGTTTGGGTAAGCGCCATGGACATCCCCAGCGTGCGCGGACTCCGTTCCGGCCTGGATATTCTCCGTCAGTTGGATATCCTGCCGGAAGGTCGGCACGTGGTACTCAACATGGCTGACGCAAAATGCGGCCTAACGGTGCAGGACGTCGAGTCGACCATTGGCGCTCCCGTGGACGTTAGCGTTCCTCGTTCCCGCGCAGTAGCGTTCTCCACCAACCGCGGCGTACCCGTCCTGCAGGAAGCCAAGAAGGATCCGGCTGTCAAAGGCCTCAGCCAGCTCGTGGAACGGTTTAGCCCTGCATGGCAGGCCAAGTCTCAGCGGAAAACCCACCGACGGGTAGTGGTGTAG
- a CDS encoding Hpt domain-containing protein, translating to MSNSGSSAGDGGANGVCLPASGHPEDGQQDGAQDDSQEPVVDLSVLHELEEEMGGTRVAHNFARDYISIWDKRLRYLERSVEDNDPDAAMDAALSLKNSALMVGATRLARLAIEVQRLVKSGDLACVRRLLPAVAQTGALTVRELKLGYLPPDN from the coding sequence ATGTCCAATTCAGGTTCCAGTGCAGGCGACGGCGGCGCCAACGGCGTCTGCCTGCCCGCATCCGGACACCCCGAGGACGGGCAACAGGACGGCGCTCAAGACGACTCCCAGGAACCCGTCGTGGACCTGAGCGTCCTGCATGAACTGGAAGAGGAAATGGGCGGCACTCGCGTTGCCCACAACTTCGCGCGGGACTACATCAGCATCTGGGACAAGCGGCTGCGGTACCTTGAACGGTCCGTCGAAGACAATGATCCCGACGCCGCCATGGATGCTGCCTTGAGCCTGAAGAATTCCGCCCTGATGGTGGGTGCCACCCGCCTGGCCCGGCTGGCCATCGAAGTGCAGCGTCTCGTCAAATCCGGAGACCTCGCATGCGTGCGACGTTTGCTGCCGGCGGTTGCGCAAACTGGCGCGCTCACCGTCAGGGAACTAAAACTGGGGTACCTTCCGCCGGACAACTGA
- a CDS encoding HAMP domain-containing sensor histidine kinase, whose product MTLILGALAIAAPAVWPTLIDNGVFIASIILMVALFLSCFLVPWERLPANAYLVIPILDLVVIGLARNGAVPAVAGLAVLAIFPVIWLSASGAYARTTIVLSFFGPLLIAIPTVVQKFPRISPSDIATVILLPLMMLAVSLAIRFASANVRVQRLRLEKKDAELRELLVESRNRERLLKTVLDTIDVGIVAVDADGHKVLVNGQQKDFQQAASTGASVPVPESEQLLFGQDKVTPLPADKRPIRRAVAGETFADYLVWIGEGSAQRAVSTAARIIKNDDGGSSGAVVVYSDVTGLVEALTAKEELISNVSHEFRSPLMSVLGNVDLVLDEADGLSSAGVQRLEVVQRNAERLLSLVSDLLVSASTVLAVHPRRTDLAGLIETTIGSAQAQADATNVSLRADVPVPLWAHADPLRMAQALDNLVSNAIKYSPDGGAVTVRASSTDRWVELQVQDTGMGISEEESARIFTRFFRTQAARKAEIPGVGLGLSITKTIVERHGGKISCASTPGAGTTFTVTLPVEGAAAL is encoded by the coding sequence GTGACGCTAATCCTTGGCGCGCTGGCGATTGCCGCCCCCGCGGTCTGGCCGACCTTGATAGACAACGGCGTGTTTATCGCGTCCATCATCCTGATGGTTGCATTGTTCCTTTCCTGTTTCCTGGTTCCGTGGGAACGGCTGCCAGCCAATGCGTACCTCGTAATACCAATTCTTGACCTTGTGGTGATCGGGCTCGCCCGCAATGGAGCGGTTCCGGCTGTTGCCGGACTAGCTGTGCTGGCCATATTCCCCGTGATCTGGTTGTCGGCATCGGGCGCCTACGCGCGGACGACGATTGTCCTGAGTTTCTTTGGGCCGTTACTCATCGCCATACCCACGGTGGTACAAAAGTTTCCCAGAATTTCACCTTCGGACATCGCCACGGTAATTCTGCTTCCGCTCATGATGTTGGCCGTATCCCTCGCAATCCGCTTCGCCAGCGCCAATGTCAGGGTGCAGCGCCTGCGGCTGGAGAAAAAGGACGCCGAACTCCGCGAACTGCTCGTCGAAAGCAGGAACCGCGAGCGGCTGCTCAAGACGGTGCTGGACACGATCGACGTCGGTATTGTCGCCGTGGACGCCGACGGCCACAAAGTGCTGGTCAACGGCCAGCAGAAGGATTTCCAGCAGGCTGCATCCACTGGCGCATCAGTCCCGGTCCCGGAATCCGAGCAGCTCCTGTTCGGCCAGGACAAGGTGACGCCGCTTCCTGCGGACAAGCGGCCCATACGCCGGGCGGTGGCGGGCGAAACGTTCGCGGACTACCTGGTGTGGATCGGCGAGGGGTCGGCGCAGCGCGCCGTTTCAACCGCTGCGCGGATTATCAAGAACGACGACGGCGGGTCCAGCGGCGCCGTCGTCGTCTACAGCGATGTCACGGGCCTTGTGGAAGCGCTGACCGCCAAGGAAGAGCTGATCTCCAACGTTTCCCACGAGTTCCGGAGCCCGCTGATGTCCGTCCTCGGCAACGTCGATCTGGTGCTCGATGAGGCGGATGGCCTGTCCTCCGCCGGCGTGCAGCGGCTCGAGGTGGTGCAGCGCAACGCCGAGCGGCTCCTCTCCCTCGTGTCGGATCTGCTGGTGTCGGCCTCAACCGTGCTGGCCGTCCATCCCCGGCGGACTGACCTGGCCGGGTTGATCGAGACCACCATCGGGTCCGCCCAAGCACAGGCCGATGCCACCAACGTCTCGCTCAGAGCCGACGTTCCGGTTCCCCTGTGGGCGCACGCGGATCCGCTCCGCATGGCCCAGGCCCTCGACAATCTCGTTTCGAACGCCATCAAGTATTCGCCGGACGGCGGTGCAGTAACCGTCCGTGCCAGCAGCACCGATCGCTGGGTCGAGCTGCAGGTCCAGGACACCGGGATGGGCATCAGCGAAGAGGAATCGGCCCGGATCTTCACGAGGTTTTTCCGCACCCAGGCCGCCCGGAAGGCTGAGATCCCCGGCGTGGGCCTCGGACTGTCCATTACCAAGACCATCGTGGAGCGGCACGGCGGGAAAATCTCCTGCGCCAGCACACCCGGTGCCGGCACGACGTTCACCGTTACTCTTCCGGTGGAAGGCGCCGCGGCACTGTAA
- the rplQ gene encoding 50S ribosomal protein L17, whose protein sequence is MPTPTKGPRLGGGPAHERLMLANLAAALFEHKRITTTVTKAKRLKPYAERLVTFAKRGDLASRRRVLGLISNKGVVHELFTDIAQAVENRDGGYTRITKIGNRKGDNAPMAVIELVLEPVSAKQAVVAEATSAAKRDADKKEAAAAPAAEEAPAEAEVAETEAAPEAEAAETEAAATEEAPAAEEAADESAKDAK, encoded by the coding sequence ATGCCTACCCCCACTAAGGGTCCGCGCCTCGGAGGCGGCCCGGCTCACGAGCGTCTCATGCTCGCGAACCTGGCAGCAGCACTGTTCGAGCACAAGCGGATCACCACCACGGTCACCAAGGCCAAGCGCCTGAAGCCGTACGCAGAACGCCTGGTCACCTTCGCCAAGCGCGGCGACCTCGCTTCCCGCCGCCGCGTGCTCGGCCTGATCAGCAACAAGGGCGTCGTCCACGAGCTGTTCACCGACATTGCACAGGCAGTGGAGAACCGCGATGGCGGCTACACCCGCATCACCAAGATCGGCAACCGTAAGGGCGACAACGCTCCCATGGCTGTCATCGAACTGGTCCTCGAGCCGGTTTCCGCCAAGCAGGCCGTTGTAGCCGAGGCTACTTCCGCTGCCAAGCGCGACGCCGACAAGAAGGAAGCCGCTGCTGCTCCGGCCGCAGAAGAAGCTCCCGCCGAGGCTGAGGTCGCTGAGACCGAAGCTGCTCCGGAAGCCGAAGCTGCCGAGACCGAAGCTGCTGCAACCGAAGAGGCTCCGGCCGCTGAGGAAGCTGCTGACGAGTCCGCAAAGGACGCGAAGTAA
- a CDS encoding CpaF family protein, which yields MKLSERIQAAQEKSQFGAAPATTALTAVPSAASAVTSTSSAPTSPSAPPFRPRATRHTPEIHPPAPHSASHVGEATVPPPALPGKSAHAKPVQPTAVVQTEVFKSKVQQPVDVFAALKQRAATALFERMGARFNDSALTESELRSTAREELIRIIDGEQVPLTADERTRLVRDVADDVLGYGPLQRLLDDPAVTEIMVNRMDQIYVERKGQLTLTESRFSSEDHLRKVIERIVSKVGRRIDESSPLVDARLEDGSRVNAVIPPLAVGGSSLTIRKFSKVPLTVRNLIDFGTLTPEMAELLNACVKAKLNIIVSGGTGTGKTTLLNVLSSFLPANERIVTIEDAVELQIQQEHVVRLESRPPNTEGKGEVTIRELLRNSLRMRPDRIVVGEVRGGESLDMLQAMNTGHDGSLSTVHSNSPRDAVARLETLVLMAGMDLPLRAIREQIASAVNLIIQISRLRDGTRRITHVTEVQGMEGDIVTLQDAFVFDYSAGVDQHGRFLGSPIPTGIRPRFIDRFEDMGIHVSAGVFGAPLATTGKH from the coding sequence ATGAAACTTTCGGAACGCATCCAGGCCGCTCAGGAGAAGTCGCAGTTCGGGGCCGCCCCGGCTACAACAGCCCTGACGGCTGTGCCCAGTGCTGCATCCGCCGTCACTTCGACTTCTTCGGCCCCTACGTCACCATCTGCCCCGCCCTTTCGGCCGCGTGCGACGCGTCACACGCCAGAAATCCATCCGCCCGCGCCGCATTCGGCTTCGCACGTGGGCGAAGCGACAGTGCCGCCGCCAGCATTGCCAGGAAAGTCTGCGCACGCAAAGCCTGTGCAGCCGACCGCCGTTGTGCAGACCGAAGTGTTCAAATCAAAAGTTCAACAGCCAGTAGACGTGTTCGCCGCTTTGAAGCAGCGGGCCGCGACGGCACTCTTCGAACGTATGGGCGCTCGGTTCAACGACTCAGCTCTCACCGAGAGTGAACTGCGCAGCACCGCCAGGGAAGAGCTCATCCGCATCATCGATGGCGAGCAGGTGCCGTTGACCGCGGACGAACGGACGCGGCTCGTGCGCGACGTGGCCGACGACGTGCTGGGCTATGGTCCGCTGCAACGGCTGCTGGACGATCCCGCCGTCACCGAGATCATGGTGAACCGGATGGACCAGATCTATGTGGAGCGCAAAGGCCAGCTGACGCTGACAGAATCCAGGTTCAGCTCCGAGGACCACCTGCGCAAGGTCATCGAGCGCATCGTGTCCAAAGTCGGGCGGCGCATCGATGAATCCTCACCGCTTGTCGATGCGCGCCTCGAAGACGGCTCCCGGGTAAACGCCGTGATCCCCCCACTGGCCGTTGGTGGGTCCTCACTCACCATCCGTAAGTTCAGCAAGGTGCCCTTAACTGTCCGGAACCTCATCGACTTCGGCACGTTGACTCCCGAGATGGCCGAACTGCTGAACGCCTGCGTCAAGGCCAAGCTGAACATAATCGTTTCCGGCGGCACCGGCACCGGGAAGACCACGCTCCTTAACGTCCTCTCCTCCTTTCTGCCAGCCAACGAGCGCATCGTGACCATCGAAGATGCCGTGGAGCTCCAGATCCAACAGGAACACGTGGTTCGGCTGGAAAGCCGCCCACCCAACACCGAGGGCAAGGGCGAGGTCACCATCCGCGAACTGCTCCGCAACTCCCTTCGCATGCGACCAGACCGCATCGTGGTGGGCGAGGTCCGTGGCGGGGAATCCCTGGACATGCTCCAGGCCATGAACACAGGCCACGACGGTTCTCTGTCTACCGTCCACTCAAACTCGCCCCGTGACGCCGTCGCCCGTCTTGAAACACTGGTCCTCATGGCGGGTATGGACCTGCCGCTGCGGGCCATCCGCGAACAGATCGCCTCCGCCGTCAACCTGATCATCCAGATTTCCCGCCTCAGGGACGGCACACGGCGCATAACGCACGTAACCGAGGTCCAGGGTATGGAGGGCGATATTGTCACGCTCCAGGACGCCTTCGTCTTCGACTACTCGGCCGGCGTGGATCAACACGGACGCTTCTTGGGAAGCCCCATTCCTACAGGCATCCGCCCGCGGTTCATCGACCGTTTCGAAGACATGGGCATCCACGTTTCGGCTGGGGTCTTCGGAGCTCCCCTTGCCACGACCGGAAAGCACTGA
- the truA gene encoding tRNA pseudouridine(38-40) synthase TruA: protein MNDQKPAAPVLGGGGFLRIRLDLAYDGGPFSGWALQPGLRTVQGTLEEALELLIRRPVRVTVAGRTDAGVHARGQVVHLDLTEAEWVGLNRGAELDPAVALLRRLRGALSRGLGDLTGAIVVHQVSIAPEGFDARFSALWRRYSYRIADGQALWDPLGRYDTLWRKSPLDVDLLNAGSVQLLGLQNFLSYCKPREGSTTIRELQRFEFARGEDGVIVATVQADAFCHNMVRALVGAALYVGEGVEPPGWLHERLLARKRDSRSVLAAPHPLVLEEVAYPSDDEMLARAELTRALRE from the coding sequence ATGAACGACCAAAAACCCGCGGCCCCCGTTTTGGGGGGCGGCGGGTTTTTGCGTATCCGGCTTGATTTGGCGTACGACGGCGGCCCCTTCAGCGGGTGGGCCCTGCAGCCGGGCCTCCGCACAGTCCAGGGAACCCTGGAGGAGGCGCTGGAGCTGCTTATCCGGCGTCCCGTCCGGGTCACCGTCGCGGGACGGACGGACGCCGGCGTGCATGCCCGCGGCCAGGTGGTCCACCTCGACCTCACGGAGGCCGAGTGGGTGGGACTGAACCGCGGTGCGGAACTCGATCCCGCCGTCGCGCTCTTGCGCAGGCTCCGCGGCGCGCTCAGCCGGGGGCTGGGGGACCTGACCGGTGCGATCGTGGTGCACCAGGTGTCCATAGCCCCGGAGGGCTTCGACGCCCGGTTCTCGGCCCTGTGGCGGCGCTACAGCTACCGCATCGCAGACGGTCAGGCGTTGTGGGACCCGCTGGGCCGCTACGACACGCTGTGGCGCAAGAGCCCGCTGGACGTTGACCTCCTTAATGCCGGTTCGGTGCAGCTGCTGGGCCTGCAGAACTTCCTGTCCTACTGCAAGCCGCGCGAGGGGTCCACCACCATCCGCGAACTGCAGCGCTTCGAATTTGCCCGCGGCGAGGACGGCGTCATCGTGGCCACGGTCCAGGCGGACGCGTTCTGCCACAACATGGTGCGCGCGCTGGTGGGGGCCGCGCTGTATGTGGGGGAGGGCGTGGAACCGCCGGGCTGGCTGCACGAGCGGTTGCTCGCCAGGAAGCGTGACTCCCGTTCGGTGCTGGCGGCGCCGCACCCGCTGGTGCTGGAAGAGGTGGCCTATCCGTCCGACGACGAGATGCTGGCCCGGGCCGAGCTGACGCGGGCCCTGCGGGAGTAA
- a CDS encoding response regulator transcription factor: MVVIEQDEEVRALLRATLGDAGFEVHFAATGAAGIELVRAKQPDTVTLDVVLPDINGYEVARRIREFSHTYIIMLTARSSLRATIRGFDAGADDYIVKPIRPRELRARIDGMLRRPRRLRTVAPVPGSALLAPVSVLPVVATAGSTATAATGVEGSTATAATAAAGLTATAGSSFEHKGLRIDSATRAASIGGRSLALTRTEFDLLRILLERGSGVVTKTELAGLLGLVQQEAAQPGAAAAGTRDPGRLIEAHVGNLRRKLGDDARRPRWLKTVRGSGYTLA; this comes from the coding sequence GTGGTCGTTATTGAACAGGATGAGGAAGTCCGGGCCCTTTTGCGGGCCACGCTGGGGGATGCCGGTTTCGAGGTGCACTTTGCCGCCACCGGGGCGGCCGGCATTGAGCTGGTGCGTGCCAAGCAGCCGGATACTGTCACGCTGGACGTGGTGCTTCCTGACATCAACGGGTACGAGGTGGCGCGGCGCATCCGGGAATTCAGCCACACCTACATCATCATGCTCACGGCCCGCAGCAGCCTCCGCGCCACCATCAGGGGCTTCGACGCCGGGGCTGACGACTACATCGTCAAGCCGATCCGCCCGCGCGAGCTCCGGGCCCGCATTGACGGGATGCTGCGCCGGCCACGGCGGTTGCGAACCGTGGCGCCGGTTCCGGGCTCGGCCCTGTTGGCCCCGGTGTCGGTTCTGCCCGTGGTGGCAACGGCAGGCTCGACGGCGACTGCCGCAACTGGGGTGGAGGGCTCGACGGCGACAGCCGCAACTGCGGCGGCGGGCTTGACGGCGACAGCCGGCTCCAGTTTCGAGCACAAGGGCCTGCGGATCGACAGTGCAACACGCGCGGCCAGCATTGGCGGCAGGTCGCTGGCGCTCACGCGGACCGAATTCGATCTGCTGCGCATCCTTCTGGAAAGAGGCAGCGGCGTGGTGACCAAAACGGAACTGGCCGGGCTGCTGGGGCTGGTGCAGCAGGAAGCCGCACAGCCCGGCGCTGCCGCCGCCGGCACGCGTGACCCCGGACGATTGATCGAGGCCCACGTAGGGAACCTGCGGCGCAAGCTCGGGGACGACGCCAGGCGGCCCCGGTGGCTCAAGACGGTCCGCGGGTCCGGGTACACGCTGGCCTGA